The genomic window GATCGCCCGCGCCCTGCATGCGCGCGCGGTGACGTTCGAGAACATCTTCATGCTCCCAGCGACCGATGGTCCGGTAGGTCGTGGTCGGTGAGAGACAGCGGACCTTGAGCGGGCAGGTCCTGCAGATCGCTCCGCGGGCTGCGTAGCGGATCTCGATGCGGCCGCTGGTGTTCTTTTGCCTGCTCTTGAGCGGATGCAGCGGCTGGCCCGCGGGACAACGGTAGGTGTCGGTTGCGCCGTCATAGTTGAAGTCCTTGAGCGCAAAGCGGCCTTGCTTCTCGAGCCGCGCGTTACCTTCGGGCAGCGGCACATAGGCAATGATGCCCTCGTCCTCGCACGCCTTCAGCTCGAAACTGCTGTAATAGCCCTCATCGGCCAGCGCCTGCAGTGTCTCGGCTCCAAGGGCTTCTTTGGCCGCCTTGGCCATCGCAGAGAGCTGTCGAACATCGCTGCTGTCATTGACCACCTCGCTTGCGACAATGAGCTTGTGCTTGTCGTCAACCGCGGTCTGCACATTGTAGCCTGCAATGCCCTGACCGTTCTTGACCAGAAGCCGGGCGTCCGGATCGGTCAGCGACAGTTGTGTCTCGCCATTCTCTTCCAGCCGAGCGAGATCGGCCTCGGCACGCGAACGCTTCGCCATCAGCGCCGCGACCTTCGCACCGATATCGCCGCCATCTCCTCGGCCATCACCGCCCGCGCGGTCCTTCCCCACCTTCTTGGCTTCTGCCGCATCATTGTCTTCGAGAGACTTGCGGTAAGCCTCGATCTCCTGGTCCAGCCTTGCGATCTGGTCGCCGAGCCGCTTGCGCGTGAAGATGGAAGCCTTGCTGGCGTCGCCGTGGAACAGGGAGCCATCAATCGCAACGATCGTGCCGCCGACAAGCCCAAGCTCCCGAGCCAGCAGCACGAAGCTCCGGTTCGCGGCCTTCAGGGCCTTCCAGTTCTCCTTGCGGAAGTTGGCGATCGTCCGATAACCCGGCTTCAGTCCCTTCAGCAGCCAGATCAGCTCCAGATTGCGGCCAGCTTCCCGCTCCAGCCGGCGCGACGACCTGACCTGGTTGATGTAGCCGTAAAGATAGAGCTTCAGCAGATCGGCAGGATCGTAGGGCGGCTGCCCGACTTCTTCCGCGCCACGATCCGCGTGGCGGAAGCCAAGCTTTGCAAGATCGAGCGCGCAAACGAAGCTCTCGATCGCCCGGACCGGATTGTCCGGCCCGACATAGTCCTCAATCCGCGCAGGCAGAAGACTGGGTTGTTCCCGGCTCTCGCCGGTCTTGAAAGTGCGATTCGCCATAAGACGAATCCTACATCAACTCCCAAAAAGCGCCGTTCTTGCCCAGCCTCGT from Bradyrhizobium zhanjiangense includes these protein-coding regions:
- a CDS encoding IS1182 family transposase, coding for MANRTFKTGESREQPSLLPARIEDYVGPDNPVRAIESFVCALDLAKLGFRHADRGAEEVGQPPYDPADLLKLYLYGYINQVRSSRRLEREAGRNLELIWLLKGLKPGYRTIANFRKENWKALKAANRSFVLLARELGLVGGTIVAIDGSLFHGDASKASIFTRKRLGDQIARLDQEIEAYRKSLEDNDAAEAKKVGKDRAGGDGRGDGGDIGAKVAALMAKRSRAEADLARLEENGETQLSLTDPDARLLVKNGQGIAGYNVQTAVDDKHKLIVASEVVNDSSDVRQLSAMAKAAKEALGAETLQALADEGYYSSFELKACEDEGIIAYVPLPEGNARLEKQGRFALKDFNYDGATDTYRCPAGQPLHPLKSRQKNTSGRIEIRYAARGAICRTCPLKVRCLSPTTTYRTIGRWEHEDVLERHRARMQGAGDLMRRRSGLSSIRLARSNAVPAIVISWSAASTRSAANGA